Part of the Rissa tridactyla isolate bRisTri1 chromosome 3, bRisTri1.patW.cur.20221130, whole genome shotgun sequence genome, TGATGGTCAGAAAAGCAAGCGTGAAACATCTCCTGGAGTTCCAGATGCCGTCCGACAGGCTTACGTTACAATAAACTTAACAATAACGACACAGGGGATGGGATAAAGCAGCCTGCAATAACACACTTTGTTTGCCTTTCCACTCCTAGGGTTAAGAAATACCATTAATGAGTCTTTCACAGAAAGATCCCAGTTTGATTTGTGTCAAGCATCAAGAAAACACTCTGCCCAAGCGAACACCAGCTGTGTTTTTCATCGCTTGCTTTAAGGTGCTCTTTTTCAGACAAACACTGATGATTTTCTCCTTACGCAAACTTTCCTTAAGTTTCATCTGACTAATGCCACATCAGAAAGCTCGTTTTTCCGCCATCGCACCGTACCATCTTTGGATTACAGTAGAAAAGTAAAAGACACCTAAAACTAAACAGTGAAGGACTGAACAGGAGCTACTGGGCGCAGTACCAGATACAGAATTGAGTCCTTTGTAGTTGTAGAACAGGCCAAAGCAATCTGCCGTTTCCTCTCAAAAATTCACCCCATCAGTCACAACCCCAGCTGCTGTCTGACTCGCTCTCGTGTGACGTTGGCCCCAGCAAATAGGGAAGGTAAAAGTTAAGGCAGTCATGGGTATAACTTCACACGGATGTGTAAAGTCCTTGCAGAAATAGCTGAGGAATTAATTTGGCACTGGCTGTACTAAAACCAACAAGAAATGATAACTTATCAACAGCAGTCTCAGGTAAACAGCTCTATCACATGCTAAACTGCATCAGGAAGCGGTTCATGAACAAAGCTGTACAAACTCCAAACCTGTTTAAATTGGAAAGAACTTTTCCGTTTGAGGCTGTAGGGTGGTGTTTCTGAAAGAAGACTGTGAATGCCTTTGTAAGCAGGGCATCATCAGGCACCTTATGTAACACAAGGGGGACGACGCATTAGTGCATAGGAGTCCTGgagttaaaaccagaaaaattcaaAGGAGGTATAAATGCTGGCTTTGGTGTGAACTGCGTACAGCTGGTAGCCAGGAGGGAAACGCGCGTGTACGGTCAAATCAAAGGCAAAAAGGCACTTACTTATCTGGAGGCCGAAGAGGATGACTGATGCCACAGTAGAAAGAACAATGGCTGCCGCTGCAGAAAAACCTTTCATAATGTTATCTGTGTACTTAACAACGACCGAAGTGTAGAGGCCACCTACACTGGCGAGAACTGGAAAGCAGATAATGTGTTTCTATTAGTAAAGGTGCAGTAGGTTACTCCTGAAATGATGTATTTTACTCCACTGGTGTACTTCTTGTTTGGGCTACGTCATCCTAATTAGTGATTTAATGCAACATTCAGCAAAATGGGATGTCTACACGGCATCTAGTAGAGTAGCTAAGACGCATTTAAAGATGATCTACTCACTACTCAAGTCGTTTAGACTGCTGTTTCAGCACAATTTTAAGTTGAACAACTGAACTGCCActttattctgctctggtgagaccccacctggagtactgcgtccagctctggagtccccagtataagaagggcatggacctgttggagcaggtccagaggagggccatgaagatgatcagaggcctggagcacctctgctatgaggacaggctgagagagttggggttgttcagcctggagaagagaaggctccggggagaccttatagtggccttccagtacctaaagggggcctacaggagagatggggagggactttttacaagggcatgtagtgataggacgaaggttaatggcttcaaactggaagagggtagatttagatatcaggaagaaatttttcgctATGAccgtggtgaggcactggcacaggttgccgagggaagctgtggatgccccatgcctggaagtgttcaaggccaggctggatggggctttgagcagcctggtctagtgggaggtgtccctgcccatggcaggggggttggaactagatgatctttaagatcccttctaacccaaaccattctgtgattctatgaatgattTCTAAgataataatacattaaaaaacccacctcaaaacACAGTAAGGAACAGTGGGTCAGAGTGAATTTGTAGCTTCATGCAATCAGCTATATCATAGTTAAAACAGCAAAATCATGTAACAAGACCCTAAAACCACAAGATACTTACAGATGACAAACCAGACGTAGTATGTATAGCCATAGAAAAACCCTTTCTCAAGAACTCGGGCTCCATCTGACATGTACACACCAAATAAAGTCACCACAATCCCAGACAAGTACATCTGAATATTCCTCACCCACAAGGAAGTATCTGAACTCTTTAAGACCTTCTCAAAATaaactcctaaaaaaaaaagagaaaaaaaaaggtttcagtgaGATGTACTGTCATCCTTAATGATTCATGGATCACAGTGTTTTAAAGCCAGACAAGACTGGAATCATCTTGTCATACAGACTGTTACGTTGCACGAAGTTCTTAATGCAGAAGGCCCAAAAACATATCCTGCTAATGTGTGTCTTCCAGGACAGGATCATTTTATTGGGTACATAACATCAAAAATAGATTCTATTTCTTTACAGTTGTTTTAACAACAAACCTTATCAACAATTGAAACTACTCATTTCTGTTTGATTTGCCTGGCTTCAGTCCTTTCACCTTAGCACCTGGTATTTTATACCCAGGacagtatttatgtattttagtatgatgtagaattttttttccccacactgggATACTTagcagtaaaaaattaaaaagaggggTGGGAACTATATTACCTCAGTACTGAGACTGAAAATTCCGCAGAACCCTTGTGTTTGCAGAGTACTTGGCAGAGTGGCGACGTTCTGAAACTACAGCTTCAGGGGATTACAAGAGCACATCAAAACCGATGCCTTCTGCTAATTGAAACTACAGATTGGTTTTGAGGAAGTGGATTTCATTTTAATCTAAAGCTCTTGTGCACAGTGCCGCGCTGACGAGCATTACTTTTACGCTTCGCATTACTGAAATTCCCCAAatactttttcattgttttactCGGGAGGTGTATGTCACACTGAAAAAGGCCGACATTTGACAAGGCCATCACTAGCTGCCTTTTTAACCATCGCTCCCACGCCAGGACTCTGCTAATCTCTGGAATTTCCTCCACATTTCAAAACATAGGCAACAGTTTGCAGGACCCGGTTCTTCTCAGCCACTTCTGTGACTTCCTGGTTTGAGTCCTGCTGACTAAATGCTTATTGCTGATTAATGTCACCCAGGATCTTTCATACGGTATGAGAAAAGTCTATGGAACTGACAAAGATGACCTGTGGGTTAGAAGCCCATGGCACAGACTCCTCCTCCTGAAATCGCAGAGTTAGCTTCAAGGAAAGTCTTGCTACTCTTTTATTCATGAAAAACAATTTATAATTTAATACAGTATATAGAATATTTATAGTGAATAAATTAGAGAAGAGATTTATATTTGAGGTGTTCAAATAATAAGTTgagtttccttggtttttttctcatacgaatatacatttttaaagtctaaacaacaacatcaacaaaaaacAGTCTTGTTGACAATGACAGTGCTTAAAAGAACCCACAGTAATTGATCTCGAGTCTTCTGCCCGCTGGGAAGACCCACAGAGCACAACCAGATGTAACCAATGTACCAGAAATCTGGCTTGAGTATGAAGTGTACCTGTAAACTTTATGAACTAGAACTTGTTATAAAACAAGTAAGCCAATGAAATTATGCTTTCAGATTcccaaaaatgcataaaaatcgCTCCACTAGGCAGCATGAAGGAAAGAATGTGTGCTCTTTAGGAGAAATTATTCTTCAGTACTGTTTCGAGTCACAAAGGATCTGCCATTATATATATGGAGCCCCATTGTTGGGCTCCCAGATACTTGGAAATTATCACAGGATCatcagtttgaagaaaaaacttttttccaaCTCCGAGGgacaaaaatgtctattttttttatctttgatgGAATAATATAAAACACTTAACATGGTCAGTCCAGAAACGAAAGGTTTAATGCCAAAATAACTTCTTCATgtgggtgggggaaggaagaagaggaaaagagtttGAATAGGATTTATGTTTTCAATATGTAAAGCCCTAAGGCCACAAGGAGCTCCACAGATGAAACACTCTGTCCCCCCAGCTGCCTTAAAGCTACAGCTGTCAGTGAGGAAACACACAAGCTGCGATCCTTTTGTGGGAGAAGAAAGCCGTGTGTGTCTAAATCCTCTAGAGCCGCCTGCATCAGCCCGTTCAACAGCCTGAATTTGCAGGCCGTTAGAAGCACAGCTCTCTCCCCACATTATCAGAGAAAGCTGGAGAGCTTTTGGAGACTGTGAAGGCTTCACTGTGAATGCTGTATTTTGCCTCATGGCTTGGGAGCATTTATTGAAATGAGTAAATTTATAACTTCCCAGGAAAAGGTGACGGAGCTCCACACAGTTTTATTTAGTATTTCTGCTTCAAAGTGCCCATTTCACTGAAAAGACACCAAACAAGAACGacatcctcctccttttcctccctgccaGCCAGAATGTTTTTGAAGAATACCAAGCGTGTATGCACAGCACAAGATTATTCTTGCAGGATTGTATGGTACTGCAGGTGGGTGATAGTACCTTGTTTTCTTacagagggaggggggaagaatcCAGTTTACAGACCGGAAAATATGCCCCTGTGAGCCAAGTTTCAAATTAAGTAGTAATTTACGTTTCCTTATTTCTTAGTACCAGATCACTTGTCCTCCAGTTCTGGTCTCCTTCTGCAGAAGCCAGAGAAAAACTACTCTGAGAGAAAATGCTGTTTGTAAAAAAacgcaaacaaaaaaccccaacaaaatcaaaaaaacccacccccaaagtCCTTCATGGAGTTTATCTAGGCTTCCTGCTACTCAtcctcctctctgccttgctTATGCTCCCTCTGCATCTCAGTTAGATTTACCACCTACAGGACTATGGCAATGTATATTTCGGGGCTGAGCATGCGCAAGAACTGAGTGAGGAGCTCAGTCCCCCGTATGgaaaaatgcaagtatttcacGTGATCACCATAAGGGAGCTATTCACTGTAAAGCCAACTTTATAAAATTGATGTACATTAATTAATTGTACCGAGTGAGTCATTATGGATGTTCCCCAAGTGTTACTCTAAGCATTTGAAAGACACTTCCACTTGCAAACCAAACTTCTAAGTTGCATCACCTAAACCCAGCAATATGTGCTCCTAGTCACTTGCTTGACAACTGGAGTAATTGTGTCATGAATCTGTCATAATCTCTGTAAGTACAAGGTAATTAGGGGCAGAGGAGATAAAGTCCTTTTTTATCTTATAATCAAAGACAGTTAACTAATGTAGAATGTTCTATTTTAAACATCATGAGTTCTCCATTCCTTTTGATATGACCTGCGTACGGAAATAATACTATACCTGCAAATCCTGAACATAATACAGCAACAGCAATCGCTCCAAACCCTAGCCATGGATTCTGCTCCACCTGCAACACCAACCgttattttaaaaaggatgcaACTCTTCAGTAATTTACAATAATCAATTCCAGAGCTACTTCGTTAAGTACAGCAAAATTATTAGCATTTCATTACAGTATAAAATGTACTTGCTGAGCTAGAGCTGCCCTTCAGATTAGCTCGGTGTAGCTGTGTGGCGTTCTGCGTGTGCTCTTACCAACCCCTGCAGTGCTCAGAGGCACCGTCTGCCTGGCTGTGGCCAGTCTCTCCTCCCAGCTGCGTGACCTGCCTTGCCCGCTAATGCCGCTGGCCAACAACTAAGACCCAAGAAACAGAAGACACATGTTTCTTCCTAGCACAGGCTTAGGTCAGTGCCTCCGAAGGGTGTGTTTAAATGACATACCCACACCCACAAGGCATTGGAGTTTCACTCCTAATTCCGCCCCAAGTGCTTTGATTCCAAGTTCTCTGCTCCAACAATTACGATGATACCAGGGCCAACTGCTGGAAACAATATATTACTCAGATACTCCTACGATGGTGCATTAGACTGATTATGACGGCTGTGGTGATTTATACTAATTGTAGCAATCAGGTGCCTTTCCAACAAGTGAGACTGGAGCAATACCGCAAGCCTGCCTGAACTGGTGTACAATAAATGTGAAAGTGAACGATCTGTTTACGTTGTAGATGGAGGGTCTGGAAATAGAAAACGGGCACTGCTGTATGGAACATAAGAGACCTTACCTTAATCCCAGCTGCTGTGAAGCGAAATACAAAGTACAAGGCAGTTTATTCTTCGTCGTGAAGTGGCAAAATGTAAACTCTTACCTGTACTTTTGTAGCCTGAGCAGGCTTCCACTGAACAAGGGTGACACCACCACACAGCATGAAGACAGAGAACCACTGCAACTTACTAAGGGTGCGGTTTAGCATTAGGACCGTACATAAAGCTGTACAAGGGATCTTCAGCTGGTACGTCACCTAAAGAAGGTGGGAATAGGAGCACAGAGGATGAGGTTTTATAAACTCCTCCAAAACAAGAACATAAAATAGAGAATTCAACTACAGAATGACAAAAAATTATATTCATTGATTTCCTACAGATCCTTGGGGTTTTGTACCATCACCAATTACAACAAAGTGAATGTGAAGTGACCATAGCAGTGAGTGGGTTAGCTCAGAAAATCAGAGCTCTGCAACAGAGTTTAAGCTCTGAATACAACAAAACATCATTTGGCTTTTAACACCGAGGCTAAAGAGAGCACTGCATGCTAGGCAGACACATACCCAGCACACATGTCTCATGAAACAGTAGAGAGAAATGTATTTACTGACAAAAAATTGTATTACCTGGTAGACTGCTGCGTCCAAGTTACTAAGAGCCACAAATGCCATATTGTTTTGCAGAGCATACACCAAAGATGGAACACTTAATTTTAGCAATTCTTTAGGACttccaaacacattttcttttaaagatgttaTTAACCTTGCCAGACTTCCAGtttctctgcaaaataaaatattaatataactGAGGGCTCTCTCAACTGGTATTTGAAAACAGCAATCAAATCAATGGATCCTTTGGGAAGGATGAAAATTTGTTCTCAACACCCAGTTGTACCTACTGCTCGCTGAAGAAAAATTAACTGGGGAATAACAGTGAGGTTATCAACAAGTCGAAACCATTCTGCAATCAGGAGGTTAGATGCATTAATGtgcaacaaatgaaaaaacagcCATGAACACTAAACAGTGGGATAAGTCGGTAAGTATACAGGCAGCGGCACAGAAGGCTGTCATCGTGTCTGTgtgtccctttttatttttttgctattaatatTTGTGTGTGATGTCGAATGCCCGTGATTTTCCAGATCCCCTTTAAACTAGACCTCACAGTGCAGCCGAAAGGTTGTGCCCTTGCACACTACTGAGCTGGAAACGCCTCTCATTCCTCAGCCAGCCCTGGGTTCCTCTTCCCGCTTGTGCTGCGGGAGATGCTGGACTGGCACCAGCACACATGTGAA contains:
- the SLC35A1 gene encoding CMP-sialic acid transporter isoform X1, encoding MSAPKGLSAEENVSLLFKLYCLTVMTLVAATYTVALRYTRTVETELYFSTTAVCITEVIKLFLSVGILAKETGSLARLITSLKENVFGSPKELLKLSVPSLVYALQNNMAFVALSNLDAAVYQVTYQLKIPCTALCTVLMLNRTLSKLQWFSVFMLCGGVTLVQWKPAQATKVQVEQNPWLGFGAIAVAVLCSGFAGVYFEKVLKSSDTSLWVRNIQMYLSGIVVTLFGVYMSDGARVLEKGFFYGYTYYVWFVIFLASVGGLYTSVVVKYTDNIMKGFSAAAAIVLSTVASVILFGLQITVTFSLGAFLVCISIYLYGLPRQDTTKIQPAETKSSKERLATV
- the SLC35A1 gene encoding CMP-sialic acid transporter isoform X2, coding for MSAPKENVSLLFKLYCLTVMTLVAATYTVALRYTRTVETELYFSTTAVCITEVIKLFLSVGILAKETGSLARLITSLKENVFGSPKELLKLSVPSLVYALQNNMAFVALSNLDAAVYQVTYQLKIPCTALCTVLMLNRTLSKLQWFSVFMLCGGVTLVQWKPAQATKVQVEQNPWLGFGAIAVAVLCSGFAGVYFEKVLKSSDTSLWVRNIQMYLSGIVVTLFGVYMSDGARVLEKGFFYGYTYYVWFVIFLASVGGLYTSVVVKYTDNIMKGFSAAAAIVLSTVASVILFGLQITVTFSLGAFLVCISIYLYGLPRQDTTKIQPAETKSSKERLATV